AATTGCAGGTTGAAGGGACCCAGCGCGGGAACGTGCGAGCCCATCACCATGCCGATGAGGATGAGAAAGGGAACCGAGGAGAAGCGGAGCCGGTTGGCTAGCAAAATGGCGCCAAGCACCAGCGCCAGTGCCAGGCCGACCTCGAGGGTGACGTGAGCCAGTTGCTCCATAAAGAGCCTTAGGCGTTGCTGTTGATGAGCTGCTTAAAGGCCCTCACCTGTCTGCGGTCACCCGCAACGACGAGCGTGACATCCGCGCGCAGGCTTTGGTGCGGACCAGGGCTGATGATGGTCTCGTCGCCCTCTACAATGGCGATGATGTTCGCGCCCGTCGTCTCGCGCACGCCAAGCTCGGCAATCGTCTTACCACTCGCCGGGGACCCTGGATGGACCTTGATCCACTCGATGAGCAGGTCCTGCAGCTCGAGCTCGGTAGACTCCAGGGCTTTGGGCTGGTAACTCATGCCGCCGATGATGCCGGCGAGCTGCCGGGCCTCCTGGTCGCTCAGGCTTATCATGGAGATGCTCTCGTCAGGGTTACCGTGATAGAAGTGGTAAAGCTCGCGCTTGCCGTCATCGTGGACCACCACCACGAGTTTGTCACCGCTGCGCGTGACGAGCTGAAACTTCCGGCCGATGCCCGGCAGGTCCGACTCCTGAAAGGTTGATGCCATAAATACTCCTTTTCTTTGCTTTAGGAATAACTGACTTCCTACCCGGCAAATCTACCGCACTTACTTAGAGAAGGCTTTGAAAAACCCCTTCTGACAGACTGGATAGTTGAAGCCGTCTCGCTTATGGTGAAACTTCAGAAGACGGCAACGCCAGGCACAAGACTTAAAAGCAAGATGACCATCAAAAGGTTGATGAGCGGTCTTGGCTGGGATGCCTGTGTCACGAGCTAAGGCAGCGTCGTGAGTTTGGCTGGTGCTTGGAGGTCCGTCGTTGGGGTTGCAGCTTTCGCGTGCTGGAGGCGGGTTCAACCGTGATAGTGCAGCCGCAGCGCCTACAACGGCCAAAAGAGGAGAAGCAGCGGGACGCTTACCAGCACGATGAGAATTTCCAGCGGCAAGCCCATGCGCCAGTAATCACTGAACTTGTACCCACCGGGCCCCATCACCAGCGTGTTGGACTGGTGGCCTATGGGGGTGAGAAAGGCGCAGGAAGCGCCGATGGCAACCGCCATCAAGAAGGGGTCTGCGGACACGCCCAAGCCCTGAGCCATACCGATGGCGATGGGCGCCAGCAGGACTGCCGCCGCCGAGTTGTTGATGATGTCCGTGAGACACATGGTGCCGACGAGCAAGAGGGTGAGCGACCACACGGGCGCAAGACCACCCGTGAGCCTCAGCATGCCGTCCGCGAGGAGTTGCGCACCGCCGGTGGTTTCAAGTGCCGTCCCGACCGGGATCATCGCGCCGATGAGCACCAGCACCGACCAGTTGATGCTCTCGTATGTCTCCCTCAAGGAGAGAATCTTGAGGAGCACGATTACCAGAGCCGCCGTGGCCAGGGAGACCTGAGCGGGCAGCAGGCCGGCAATATTCACGGCGATCGCCACGACGAAGATGCTGAGGGTGAGGAAGAGCCGGCGCCTCTGGCCCAAGCGTAGTTCCCGCCGTTGCAAAGGCAAGCAGCCCAGCGCGGGCAAGGCCTCTCGAAAGGTGAGGCTGTCGCCCTGCAAGAGCAGAACGTCGCCCGCCCGGAAGCGGATGCGGTTGAGACGCGCCCTCAGCCGTTCGCCCTGTCGGGAGACCGCCAAGAGGTTCAGGCCGAAGCGCCGCCGCAAGGTGAGGTCCGTGGCCGTTCTGCCCTCCATGAGCGTGCCTGGAGCAACCACCGCTTCAAAAGTGCCTACCTCGTCGGAACCCAGCACCTCTTGGCCCAGGTCTTTGCTGCCGACGAGCCTGAAGCCGGCTGTTTCTGTCAGCGCCTGCAGGGTTTCCGAGTCCGCTTCGACGATCAAGACGTCATCCTCGCGGATAATCTCGAAGGCTGAGGGCGCCAGGATCCGTCGCTTACTACGGATGATACCCACCACGGTCACGTCACTGTCTTTTTTGATCAACCTGCCCAGCTCGCGCAGCGGCTTGCCGGCCAAGGGCGACACTGGGGGCACCTGCACTTCGGTCAGGTAGCCCTTGATGTCAAAGAGATCCTCAGTGGTGGTCCGGCCTTTGCGCTGCGGGATGAGGCGCCAGCCCACGAGAGACATGAACAGCAGCCCCGTCAGCGCGACCCCGACTCCCACCGGTGTAAAGTCGAACATGCGAAATCCCAAACTGCCCGTTTCCCCCCGAAAGGTCGAGATGATGATGTTGGGTGGCGTGCCGATCAAGGTCGTCATGCCGCCGAGCAGCGTCCCGAAGGCTAGGGGCATGAGCAGGACCGACGGTGACAATCCGCTCTTGCGCGCCATGCTGAGGGCGACCGGCAAGAGCAAAGCCAAGGCGCCCACGTTGTTCATGAAGGCAGACAGAAGCGTGGCTAGACCGGAGAGCGCCGCGACCTGAAGGCTCGGACGGTTCGCTACTTTGGACATCCACCCCGCCAGTAGGTCAGCGAGGCCGGCTCTGGTCAAACTGCGACTGATGATGAGCACCGCCGCGACCGTGATGACGGCCGGATGACCAAAGCCGGAGAAAGCTGTCTGGCCGTCTACGACACCCGTTACGGTGACGGTGAGCAACGCCGTCATGGCGACAAGGTCATAACGCCAGCGGCCCCAGATGAACAGGGCGAGCGCGGCTACTAGGGTTCCAAAAACGATGAGTTGCTCGGCCATTGCATCACGCTTACCCTTTTAGCGTCCAAGGCGCCGGAAGCTACCTGAACGCGTTGAGTTGCCAACAGAAGACGCCTCGAGAGTGCCTCTCCCAAGAAGGCGCCTCTAGAGACATTAGCACGGGACGCGAGGACCGCGCCGAGCAGCAAGCCCTGCCCGGAGGTACGGGGGCGTGACGAGCAACGCTACTGTACCTACCAGCTTCTTGAGCTACTAGCTTCTTGTAGGCCTTGCCGTGGGTGTCGATGAGCGCGCTTAAGCCGAACCTCCGCACGAAGCGCCCAAACTCGCCCGGCGCCATGGGCCGCTGCGAGAGGTCCACGAAGTGAGGCCTATAGCGCTCCTTGAAAAACCTCAGCGCCTTTTTGGTATCCTGTGATCTGCTGGTGCCGAAAATCTGCACGTTCATGGGGTCATTGTACCCAGCATCGTACCCAGTGCTTCAGTACCCGGTGCCTCAGCGGTGGAGCCGGGCGAGCAGGTCCAACCTCCACCGGGTCGCGCGGACCTCTTCGGACGCGCTTCCGGCGGACCGAAGCGGCAAGGCAGCACAGCGCGCGCAGCTCAGGCCGCGACGCGTGGCTGGAAGGAGCGGGCTCCAAGGGCGCGCTCTACACGAAAGGAAGGTTGTTTATGATTGGTTCGCTCAAACGACTCTTGCCCCTACTCCTCGTCCCCTGTCTGGGGCTGGCGCTGGCGCAGGGCGCTACCCCGAGCAACGTGCTCTGCATCGCCCCCTCCGACCCGGGCGGCGGCTGGGACTTCACCTGCCGCAGCATCGCCCCGATTCTCAGCGAGCTCGGACTGGTGCAGGGGCAGATCCGCACCCAGAATATGGCGGGCGCGGGCGGCGGCGTCGCCTACGCCCACGTGGTCGGTCAGCAAGAGGGCAACGAGAACCTGATCGTGGCGGCCTCGACCGCGACCACCACCCGCATCGCCCAAGGCCAGTTCACCGGCTTCGACGAGGACGACGTGCGCTGGGTGGCGGCGGTCGGCGCCGACTACGGAGTGATCGCCGTCGCACCTGACAGCCCCTACGATAGCCTCCCCGAACTCATGGACGCCCTTCAGGAGAACCCGGGCAGCGTGACCTTCGTGGGTGGCTCGGCGATCGGCGGTTGGGACCACATCAAGGTGCTTCTCGCCGCGCAGGAAGCCGGCGTCGAGGAGGTCGGCGCTGTTCGCTACGTCTCCTTCTCGAGCGGTGGCCCCGCCATCGTGGAGATTCTGGGAGGTCGCGCCGAGGCCTTTACGGGCGACGTGTCCGAGGCCCTCCCGCAGATCGAGGCCGGCAATCTCAAGGTCTTAGCGGTTCTCTCCGAGGAGCGCCTCGGCGGCCTGCTGGAAGACGTGCCCACCGCCCGGGAGCAGGGACTCGACGTGGTCGGCGCGAACTGGCGCGGCTTCTACGTGCCGGCGGGCGTCTCGGACGAGGTCTACGACTATTGGGTCGAGGCCTTCAGGCAACTCGAGGAGTCCGAAGCGTACGAGGTGCTGCGCGAGAGGAGCGGCCTGGCGGACTTCTGGCGCGGCGGCGAGGAGATGACTCAGTTCGTCTACAACCAGGTCGAGACGATCCGCGAGCTGTCAGCGCAGATCGAAGGCAACTAGGCATCGACCGTGGGGGTGGAAAACCACCCCCACACGGTTTTGGAGGCGTCATGAGCGACCGGGTTACGGCTGCCTTGCTACTCTTGCTGGCCCTTTGGTTTGGCTACGAAGCGTGGAGCTTCCGGGCCACCTTCTTCACCGACCCGGTCGGTGCGCGCGCCGTTCCTCTCGCCATCGCGGTGATCCTTGTGCCCCTGGCTATCTTTTTGTTTGTGCGGGCCCAGCCCACCGCCAAGTGGCCGCCGCGCCAGGTCTGGCCGGCACTGGTTGTCGGGCTCTTGACCTTTGTCGTGTATGCTTATCTTCTCGAGCCGCTCGGCTTCATGCTGGCGACGACCCTCTTTTTCGTCGTGTTCGGAGGCCTTTTCAAGGCCAAACTGTGGCAGGGGGCAGTAGCCGGTATCGGCTTTTCGGTCGCACTTTATATGGTCTTCGTCTGGGGGCTCGATCTCTATCTGCCGGTAGGCGACCTCTTCGAGAGGTTCTTCTAGATGGATGTCCTGCAGTCTCTCATGGGCGGCTTCAGCGTCGCCATGACACCCACCAACCTGTTCGTGGCCTTTATCGGCGTGCTTCTGGGCACCATCATCGGCATGCTGCCGGGGATCGGGCCCATCAACGGCATCGCCATTTTGATTCCCATCACCTTCGCGCTGGGCTTAGAGCCCACCTCGATGCTGATCCTCTTTTCGGGCATCTACTACGGCTCGCAGTACGGCAACTCGATCAGCACCATCTTGCTGAACGTGCCCGGCACCGCCTCGTCGGTCGCCACCGCGCTCGACGGCTATGAGATGTCCAAACAGGGACGCGCGGGGCCGGCCTTGGCCATCTCGGCCATCGCCTCGTTCATCGGCGGAACGCTCTCGGTGGTGGGGCTCATGCTCTTCGCGCCGCTCTTGGCGCAGTGGGCGATTCGCTTCGGGCCCGCCGAATACTTCGTGCTCATCGTCTTCACCTTTTCGACGCTGTCCGCCCTGACCGGCAAGCACTTTGCCAAAGGGCTCATCGCGACGGCTTTCGGGCTGATGCTGGCGATGATCGGGCTCGACCCCGGCACCGGCATTCCCCGTTACACCTTTGGGCAGCTCGCGCTCTACGACGGCCTCGACTTCGTCGTCGTCACCATCGGCTTTTTCGCCGTCTCCGAGGTGTTCATGCTGATCGAAGGGAGCCGCTACGGCCAGGAGACGATGCAGAAGATGGGCCGGGTGATGATCTCCAGCAAAGAGTTCGCTGCTAGTTGGTGGGTGATGATCCGCTCGAGCGTGCTCGGCTTCATGGTCGGAGTTCTTCCCGGCGCGGGGGCAACGATTGCGAGTTTTCTGGCCTACACCGTCGAGCAGCGTCTCGTCGACCGCAAGGGCACCTTCGGCAGCGGTGACATCCGCGGCGTGGCCGCGCCCGAGGCGGCCAACAACGCCTCGGTGTCCGGTGCGCTCATCCCCTTACTTACGCTCGGAGTGCCCGGCAGCGGCACCACCGCCGTGATCCTCGGCGCGCTGCTGGCTCTCAACCTCACGCCGGGACCGCTCTTCATCGCCCGCAACCCCGAACTCTTCTGGGGGCTCGTCGCCTCCATGTACATCGGCAACGTCATGCTCCTTATCCTCAACCTGCCGCT
This portion of the Deinococcota bacterium genome encodes:
- a CDS encoding cation:proton antiporter regulatory subunit; this encodes MASTFQESDLPGIGRKFQLVTRSGDKLVVVVHDDGKRELYHFYHGNPDESISMISLSDQEARQLAGIIGGMSYQPKALESTELELQDLLIEWIKVHPGSPASGKTIAELGVRETTGANIIAIVEGDETIISPGPHQSLRADVTLVVAGDRRQVRAFKQLINSNA
- a CDS encoding SLC13 family permease produces the protein MAEQLIVFGTLVAALALFIWGRWRYDLVAMTALLTVTVTGVVDGQTAFSGFGHPAVITVAAVLIISRSLTRAGLADLLAGWMSKVANRPSLQVAALSGLATLLSAFMNNVGALALLLPVALSMARKSGLSPSVLLMPLAFGTLLGGMTTLIGTPPNIIISTFRGETGSLGFRMFDFTPVGVGVALTGLLFMSLVGWRLIPQRKGRTTTEDLFDIKGYLTEVQVPPVSPLAGKPLRELGRLIKKDSDVTVVGIIRSKRRILAPSAFEIIREDDVLIVEADSETLQALTETAGFRLVGSKDLGQEVLGSDEVGTFEAVVAPGTLMEGRTATDLTLRRRFGLNLLAVSRQGERLRARLNRIRFRAGDVLLLQGDSLTFREALPALGCLPLQRRELRLGQRRRLFLTLSIFVVAIAVNIAGLLPAQVSLATAALVIVLLKILSLRETYESINWSVLVLIGAMIPVGTALETTGGAQLLADGMLRLTGGLAPVWSLTLLLVGTMCLTDIINNSAAAVLLAPIAIGMAQGLGVSADPFLMAVAIGASCAFLTPIGHQSNTLVMGPGGYKFSDYWRMGLPLEILIVLVSVPLLLLFWPL
- a CDS encoding tripartite tricarboxylate transporter substrate-binding protein; the encoded protein is MIGSLKRLLPLLLVPCLGLALAQGATPSNVLCIAPSDPGGGWDFTCRSIAPILSELGLVQGQIRTQNMAGAGGGVAYAHVVGQQEGNENLIVAASTATTTRIAQGQFTGFDEDDVRWVAAVGADYGVIAVAPDSPYDSLPELMDALQENPGSVTFVGGSAIGGWDHIKVLLAAQEAGVEEVGAVRYVSFSSGGPAIVEILGGRAEAFTGDVSEALPQIEAGNLKVLAVLSEERLGGLLEDVPTAREQGLDVVGANWRGFYVPAGVSDEVYDYWVEAFRQLEESEAYEVLRERSGLADFWRGGEEMTQFVYNQVETIRELSAQIEGN
- a CDS encoding tripartite tricarboxylate transporter TctB family protein; translated protein: MSDRVTAALLLLLALWFGYEAWSFRATFFTDPVGARAVPLAIAVILVPLAIFLFVRAQPTAKWPPRQVWPALVVGLLTFVVYAYLLEPLGFMLATTLFFVVFGGLFKAKLWQGAVAGIGFSVALYMVFVWGLDLYLPVGDLFERFF
- a CDS encoding tripartite tricarboxylate transporter permease → MDVLQSLMGGFSVAMTPTNLFVAFIGVLLGTIIGMLPGIGPINGIAILIPITFALGLEPTSMLILFSGIYYGSQYGNSISTILLNVPGTASSVATALDGYEMSKQGRAGPALAISAIASFIGGTLSVVGLMLFAPLLAQWAIRFGPAEYFVLIVFTFSTLSALTGKHFAKGLIATAFGLMLAMIGLDPGTGIPRYTFGQLALYDGLDFVVVTIGFFAVSEVFMLIEGSRYGQETMQKMGRVMISSKEFAASWWVMIRSSVLGFMVGVLPGAGATIASFLAYTVEQRLVDRKGTFGSGDIRGVAAPEAANNASVSGALIPLLTLGVPGSGTTAVILGALLALNLTPGPLFIARNPELFWGLVASMYIGNVMLLILNLPLVGLFVKLLLVPRWILVPAVATISYVAVYAVNSSVFDLMLMTAFGVVGYAMRKMDFPVAPVILALVLGPLMEVNLRRALSLSNGDPSILVGSPLAIGLWVMVALSLVLPFITRRTPLATVLPEEEERDDNTTQQD